A window from Pseudooceanicola algae encodes these proteins:
- the pepT gene encoding peptidase T: protein MPSPFDTELETRLVRYAAVDTQSDADSPTAPSTEIQYDLLRMLEAELTEIGAEDVSLTSYGVVLATIPGNIEAPTIGLLAHVDTAPQFNATGVKPRVVRGYNGGDITYPDDPDLVLSPQDFPYLAQKQGHDIITASGLTLLGADDKAGVAIIMTAARHLLENPDIPHGPVRIAFTPDEEIGRGVGPDLPRDLAADFAYTFDGGKLGEIEYESFSADGAEVLVKGVSIHPGFAKGKLVDAIQLASRIIAALPQSTMRPELTDGRDGFIHATDMSGGANEMRIKLILRDFERDGLAAKGEMLRQICAAVQATEPRATISCEITPQYRNMRYWLENDMTPVDLARDAARKLGLDPVSVPIRGGTDGSRLTEMGVPTPNLFTGMQNIHGPLEWISVQDMAKATDLCIELLQGAARA, encoded by the coding sequence ATGCCCAGCCCGTTCGATACAGAGCTTGAAACCCGCCTTGTCCGCTATGCGGCCGTGGATACCCAAAGCGACGCCGACAGCCCCACCGCCCCCAGCACCGAAATCCAGTATGATCTGCTGCGGATGCTGGAAGCCGAGCTGACCGAGATCGGCGCAGAGGATGTGTCCCTGACCAGTTACGGCGTGGTGCTGGCAACCATCCCCGGCAATATTGAGGCGCCGACCATCGGGCTGCTGGCCCATGTGGACACCGCCCCACAGTTCAATGCGACCGGCGTGAAGCCCCGCGTGGTGCGTGGTTATAACGGCGGCGACATCACCTATCCCGACGACCCCGATCTGGTGCTGTCGCCGCAGGATTTCCCCTATCTGGCGCAGAAGCAGGGCCACGACATCATCACCGCCTCCGGGCTGACCCTGCTGGGCGCGGACGACAAGGCGGGCGTCGCGATCATCATGACGGCGGCGCGTCACTTGCTGGAAAACCCCGACATTCCCCATGGGCCGGTGCGCATCGCCTTCACCCCGGACGAAGAGATCGGGCGCGGCGTCGGTCCCGACCTGCCCCGCGATCTGGCAGCCGATTTCGCCTATACCTTCGACGGCGGCAAGCTGGGCGAGATCGAATACGAAAGCTTTTCCGCCGATGGGGCCGAAGTCCTGGTCAAGGGCGTCTCGATCCATCCGGGCTTTGCCAAGGGCAAGCTGGTCGATGCGATCCAGCTGGCGTCCAGAATCATCGCCGCCCTGCCCCAATCCACCATGCGTCCCGAACTGACCGATGGGCGTGACGGCTTCATCCATGCCACCGACATGTCCGGCGGCGCGAACGAAATGCGGATCAAGCTGATCCTGCGGGATTTCGAACGCGACGGCCTGGCCGCGAAGGGCGAGATGCTCCGCCAGATCTGCGCTGCCGTTCAGGCCACCGAACCGCGCGCGACGATTTCCTGCGAGATCACGCCGCAATATCGCAACATGCGGTATTGGCTTGAAAACGACATGACCCCGGTGGACCTGGCCCGCGATGCGGCCCGCAAGCTGGGGCTGGATCCCGTCTCGGTCCCCATTCGCGGCGGCACCGACGGGTCGCGGCTGACCGAAATGGGCGTGCCGACGCCGAACCTGTTCACCGGGATGCAAAACATTCATGGCCCGCTGGAATGGATCTCGGTCCAGGACATGGCCAAGGCGACGGATCTTTGCATCGAACTTTTGCAGGGCGCCGCAAGGGCCTGA